A region from the Achromobacter seleniivolatilans genome encodes:
- the sodB gene encoding superoxide dismutase [Fe], which produces MAHTLPPLPYELDALAPHISKETLEFHYGKHHQTYVTNLNNLIPGTEFETLSLEDIVKKSSGGIFNNAAQIWNHTFYWNSLAPKAGGAPSGKLADAINAKWGSFDAFKEAFNKSAAGNFGSGWTWLVKKADGSVDIVNTSNAATPLTTADKPLITCDVWEHAYYIDYRNARPKYLENFWALVNWEFAAKNFA; this is translated from the coding sequence ATGGCACATACTCTTCCTCCCTTGCCTTACGAACTGGACGCACTGGCTCCGCACATCTCCAAAGAAACGCTGGAGTTTCACTACGGTAAGCATCACCAGACGTACGTCACGAACCTGAACAACCTCATTCCGGGCACGGAATTCGAAACGTTGTCCCTGGAAGACATCGTGAAGAAGTCCTCGGGTGGCATTTTCAATAACGCCGCTCAAATTTGGAACCACACGTTCTACTGGAACAGCCTGGCCCCCAAGGCCGGCGGCGCACCCTCGGGCAAGCTGGCTGACGCCATCAACGCCAAGTGGGGCAGCTTTGACGCTTTCAAGGAAGCGTTCAACAAGTCGGCAGCCGGCAACTTCGGTTCGGGCTGGACCTGGCTGGTCAAGAAGGCCGACGGTTCCGTCGATATCGTCAACACCAGCAACGCAGCCACCCCGCTGACGACGGCCGACAAGCCGCTGATCACCTGTGATGTCTGGGAACACGCCTACTACATCGACTACCGCAACGCCCGTCCGAAGTACCTGGAAAACTTCTGGGCGCTGGTGAACTGGGAGTTCGCCGCCAAGAACTTTGCCTAA
- the lpxK gene encoding tetraacyldisaccharide 4'-kinase: protein MTAQRASTPLLARQWQDGGWLSTLLLPLSALTAWAVARKRQNYLDGTKTAYRAPVPVVVIGNVYVGGTGKTPMVIATVENLRARGFTPGVVSRGYGVKVGPHPRVGLGALEAARFGDEPALIARSTGAPVCIHPKRAQAAQALLRAYPKVDVIVSDDGLQHLALARDIEIVVQDSRGIGNGRLLPAGPLREPASRLNEVDAVVTNVGTPDTAQGGSAGPGRPRQVRMWLEPGDAKQIEGHATRPLAAFAQQSRIAAAAGIGNPERFFTTLRAAGITLDATLPLPDHHDFADSPFQALTADAILVTSKDAIKCASLNDKRLWEVPVQAGFSDPELFDWLAQALRQPAPVHGTKTG from the coding sequence GTGACCGCCCAACGCGCTTCAACTCCGCTGCTGGCTCGACAGTGGCAAGACGGCGGCTGGTTGTCCACGCTGCTGCTACCGCTGTCTGCGCTGACGGCCTGGGCCGTGGCGCGCAAACGCCAAAACTATCTGGACGGCACCAAGACCGCTTATCGGGCGCCAGTACCGGTTGTGGTGATCGGCAACGTCTACGTAGGCGGCACCGGCAAAACCCCGATGGTGATTGCCACGGTCGAAAACCTGCGCGCGCGCGGCTTCACGCCAGGCGTGGTCAGCCGAGGTTACGGCGTTAAAGTCGGCCCACATCCCCGCGTAGGGTTGGGCGCACTGGAAGCCGCCCGCTTTGGCGACGAGCCGGCGCTGATCGCCCGTTCCACCGGCGCACCCGTGTGCATCCACCCCAAACGCGCCCAGGCCGCCCAGGCGCTGCTCAGGGCCTATCCCAAGGTGGATGTGATTGTGTCCGACGACGGACTGCAACATCTGGCGTTGGCGCGCGATATCGAAATCGTGGTTCAGGACAGCCGCGGCATCGGCAATGGGCGTTTGCTGCCCGCCGGACCGCTGCGCGAGCCGGCCAGCCGCTTGAACGAAGTGGATGCGGTGGTGACCAATGTCGGCACGCCGGACACCGCGCAAGGCGGCAGCGCCGGACCTGGCCGGCCGCGCCAGGTGCGCATGTGGCTCGAACCCGGCGACGCAAAGCAGATCGAGGGCCACGCCACCCGCCCCCTGGCCGCATTTGCCCAACAATCGCGCATCGCCGCAGCGGCAGGCATCGGCAACCCGGAGCGGTTTTTCACGACACTGCGCGCAGCTGGCATCACGCTGGACGCCACCCTGCCCCTGCCGGACCACCATGATTTTGCCGACTCGCCATTTCAAGCGTTGACGGCAGACGCCATCCTTGTCACATCCAAGGACGCGATCAAATGCGCGTCCTTGAACGACAAGCGTCTATGGGAAGTGCCGGTACAGGCAGGGTTTTCGGACCCGGAGCTCTTTGATTGGCTGGCGCAGGCTTTAAGACAGCCTGCGCCCGTTCACGGCACAAAGACCGGTTGA
- a CDS encoding ankyrin repeat domain-containing protein, with translation MLHNRSLGRVRGILAAMVLGAALAANAQPAVEQTQQTNCDCESIYREYKVADTPQTEALFDAVNRSDEAAFSAALAQVDQPGSYAQNGVPLLHAVLMPPRTLRSKDVYWSMAPQEAARIREAHQANLPARTRMLAALLAKKPALDDVTYDSRRPPLHLALLYGTPEIMDMLLAAGAKPDQRGDENRKPLEFLLNRDFEFAVRMTYRPRLVDHKSLSRMVVALFKAGATRPYSDFDKSVGKSANPPFVDDQGHARPAADFLAWAPLVELTEGAEPLQALAATGSKPAYGEELTPLALAGYLGNAGAVPVLMSLGPRKYGEKGERDAWLDAAQAAVTGGHPEIASQLLRADMPFAQSGPQSNSSALIFAKMESSARPIMNLAAQRGDAATIQRLLALGASPEGDSRERHGNTPLADAVLAGKREAVKALLAAGANPAAVRDGYDLHSALDVAVIEGNAPVLRDLLAAMKPQARQALWRDQERSPVQRLLHQRGKQGAEMLRLFADAGFDVKSLGADAIRQALENHDESMAAALIEAGVAVNLAPPPAAKADGAANPRYDRHGEPPLLWAVALRQTAIVELLLAKGADPAAMTPEGESAMYWVLAKRDGAMLDRLLQAGARLDDARLPKAPAPYALLNAAVASGDMELVRRVSQANGQALADACLPEDAEFILLDKAGYFEQLAAAGFTGRQDLCAREAGALPQRIVSLLLRGRQLVVARRDTVVQVLRQLKASGTNLDALLSNGDTPLNTAIEHGRKDVADALLSAGASPDTADAAGRSPAWVALETGQPGMLALLSQYHARFDTAEAPAGQSFQTTVACQSAPEFGQVLQTAGVTLQAACPQVAQGKRSGSKAPSKSAAAVELPGHYFLRGVREVGSELLLSENGNFDYLMSYGGVDIMARGTWRSDGKQVFLDTPPIQPYSAIEDVRADTRPAENGQLTVRVYYQDRPVKVDVAMSSADADYAGIPRQSEGAEGVSAPIAPGALKALFIFVPLAAGARWHEVDISKIDPAARAIRIDVTAPEAAASSPLHKVLAVQKDGVLMEMSGGRELQYEKE, from the coding sequence ATGTTGCACAACAGAAGCTTGGGTCGGGTGCGGGGTATTCTGGCCGCCATGGTGTTGGGGGCCGCGCTAGCGGCAAACGCGCAGCCTGCGGTAGAGCAGACGCAGCAAACCAACTGCGATTGCGAGTCGATCTACCGCGAATACAAAGTGGCCGACACGCCTCAGACTGAAGCGCTGTTTGATGCCGTCAATCGCAGTGACGAAGCGGCGTTTTCCGCAGCGCTGGCGCAGGTGGACCAGCCGGGCAGCTATGCCCAAAATGGCGTGCCGCTGTTGCACGCGGTGCTGATGCCGCCGCGCACCTTACGGTCCAAAGACGTGTACTGGAGCATGGCGCCGCAGGAAGCAGCCCGTATACGCGAAGCGCATCAAGCCAATTTGCCCGCTCGTACGCGCATGCTGGCTGCGTTGCTGGCAAAGAAGCCGGCGTTGGACGACGTCACCTATGATTCGCGCCGCCCGCCCTTACATCTGGCCCTGCTGTACGGCACGCCCGAGATCATGGACATGTTGCTGGCAGCGGGCGCCAAGCCTGACCAGCGCGGCGATGAAAATCGCAAGCCCTTGGAATTCCTGCTGAACCGCGACTTTGAGTTCGCCGTACGTATGACGTATCGGCCGCGTCTGGTCGATCACAAGAGCCTGTCGCGCATGGTGGTGGCGCTGTTCAAGGCCGGTGCGACCCGGCCCTACTCGGACTTCGATAAATCGGTCGGCAAGTCCGCGAATCCCCCGTTCGTCGACGATCAGGGGCATGCGCGGCCGGCGGCAGATTTTCTGGCCTGGGCGCCCCTGGTGGAACTGACCGAAGGCGCTGAACCATTGCAAGCCCTGGCCGCAACCGGCAGCAAACCCGCCTATGGCGAGGAGCTGACGCCGCTGGCGCTGGCAGGTTACCTGGGCAATGCCGGAGCCGTGCCGGTGCTGATGAGTTTGGGGCCGCGCAAATATGGGGAAAAGGGCGAGCGCGATGCGTGGCTGGATGCTGCGCAGGCCGCAGTGACGGGTGGTCATCCCGAGATCGCGTCGCAGTTGCTGCGGGCAGATATGCCCTTTGCGCAGTCGGGTCCGCAGTCCAATTCAAGCGCGCTGATTTTTGCCAAGATGGAGAGCAGCGCGCGGCCGATCATGAATCTGGCCGCGCAGCGAGGGGATGCGGCGACGATTCAGCGTCTGCTTGCGCTGGGAGCGTCGCCTGAAGGCGATTCCCGCGAACGGCATGGCAATACGCCGCTGGCAGACGCGGTACTCGCGGGCAAGCGCGAGGCCGTAAAAGCACTGTTGGCCGCAGGCGCAAATCCCGCTGCGGTACGCGACGGTTATGACCTGCATTCGGCGCTGGACGTCGCAGTGATTGAGGGCAATGCGCCGGTACTGCGCGATCTGCTGGCTGCAATGAAACCTCAGGCGCGTCAGGCCTTGTGGCGCGATCAGGAGCGTTCGCCTGTACAGCGGCTGTTGCATCAGCGCGGCAAGCAAGGCGCCGAGATGCTGCGGCTGTTCGCGGACGCTGGATTCGACGTGAAGTCCCTGGGTGCGGACGCCATCCGCCAGGCCCTGGAAAACCACGATGAATCGATGGCTGCGGCCCTGATTGAGGCCGGTGTGGCCGTCAATCTTGCCCCGCCGCCCGCGGCTAAGGCCGACGGCGCGGCGAACCCGCGCTATGACCGCCATGGCGAACCGCCATTGTTGTGGGCAGTGGCCTTGCGTCAGACCGCGATTGTCGAGCTGCTGCTGGCCAAGGGCGCGGACCCGGCGGCGATGACGCCGGAAGGCGAAAGCGCGATGTATTGGGTGCTTGCCAAGCGAGACGGAGCGATGCTCGACCGCCTGCTTCAAGCCGGCGCCAGGCTGGATGATGCGCGTTTGCCGAAAGCGCCCGCGCCGTATGCGCTGCTCAATGCCGCTGTTGCTTCGGGTGATATGGAGCTGGTTCGCCGCGTGAGCCAGGCCAATGGACAAGCGCTGGCAGACGCCTGCTTGCCAGAGGATGCGGAATTTATTTTGTTGGATAAGGCGGGCTACTTCGAGCAGCTTGCGGCAGCCGGATTCACCGGCCGTCAGGACCTTTGCGCGCGTGAGGCAGGGGCCTTGCCACAACGCATCGTGTCATTGTTATTGCGCGGGCGGCAGTTGGTCGTGGCCCGGCGCGACACCGTGGTGCAGGTGCTGCGGCAATTGAAGGCGTCAGGCACGAATCTGGATGCGCTTTTGAGCAATGGCGATACGCCCTTGAACACCGCCATCGAACATGGCCGCAAGGACGTGGCGGACGCGCTGTTGAGCGCGGGCGCCAGTCCCGATACCGCTGACGCAGCGGGACGCAGTCCGGCTTGGGTCGCGCTTGAAACCGGGCAGCCCGGCATGTTGGCGCTGCTGTCGCAGTATCACGCGCGCTTTGACACGGCTGAGGCACCGGCCGGCCAGTCATTCCAGACGACGGTGGCATGTCAATCCGCGCCTGAGTTCGGACAAGTTTTGCAGACAGCAGGCGTGACCTTGCAGGCGGCCTGCCCGCAGGTTGCGCAGGGCAAGCGGTCTGGCAGCAAAGCGCCGAGTAAATCCGCTGCGGCGGTGGAGCTGCCCGGCCATTACTTTCTGCGCGGCGTGCGTGAAGTGGGTAGCGAATTGTTGTTGTCCGAAAACGGTAACTTCGATTACCTGATGAGTTATGGCGGGGTGGACATCATGGCCCGGGGCACATGGCGCAGCGATGGCAAACAGGTCTTCCTGGACACGCCGCCGATTCAGCCATATTCCGCCATTGAAGACGTGCGCGCCGACACCCGGCCCGCCGAAAACGGCCAGTTGACGGTGCGCGTCTACTATCAAGACCGCCCCGTAAAAGTGGATGTGGCGATGTCATCCGCGGATGCCGACTACGCCGGCATTCCGCGGCAATCCGAAGGCGCGGAAGGCGTCAGTGCGCCAATCGCGCCAGGCGCATTGAAGGCGCTGTTCATATTTGTGCCACTGGCTGCCGGCGCGCGTTGGCACGAAGTGGACATCAGTAAAATCGATCCCGCTGCACGCGCCATCCGCATTGATGTCACGGCGCCTGAAGCGGCGGCCAGCTCACCATTGCACAAGGTGCTTGCGGTGCAGAAAGATGGTGTGCTGATGGAGATGAGCGGCGGCAGGGAACTGCAATACGAGAAAGAGTAG
- a CDS encoding ExbD/TolR family protein produces MNFRGSRGDRDELDINLIPLIDVLLVILIFLAATTSFARFTQLKVTLPQASSEQDTPPALEVAVSQDGRYALNGTLIDVSTPPEIADALRQAAAGKVEPLVIINADAQATHQSVINVMEAARLAGIGRVNFAAQTNR; encoded by the coding sequence ATGAATTTCCGCGGCTCCCGGGGTGATCGTGACGAGCTGGACATCAACCTGATTCCGCTCATCGACGTATTGCTGGTCATCCTGATTTTTCTGGCGGCAACCACGTCATTCGCGCGTTTCACGCAGCTGAAGGTGACCTTGCCGCAGGCATCGTCCGAGCAGGACACCCCGCCCGCGCTGGAAGTCGCCGTCAGCCAGGATGGCCGCTACGCGCTGAATGGCACGTTGATCGACGTTTCCACGCCGCCCGAGATCGCCGACGCGCTGCGCCAGGCCGCCGCGGGCAAGGTCGAACCGCTGGTCATCATCAACGCGGACGCTCAGGCAACCCATCAGTCCGTGATCAACGTCATGGAAGCCGCCCGGCTGGCCGGCATTGGCCGTGTCAACTTCGCTGCCCAGACCAACCGGTGA
- a CDS encoding MotA/TolQ/ExbB proton channel family protein: MLSILREAGWPIWPLLATSILGLALIFERFLSLRRSLILPRGLNDQVADMLRNHQDTPESINRLERNSPLGRVLAEVMRNRHLPREELRNVVEDTGRAVAHDLSRYIPAIGTIAVVAPLMGLFGTVVGMIEIFGSYTPGGGDPAQLARGISMALYNTGFGILIAIPAMIVHRYLRSRVDGYLSALEQAASRLVRAVSASPAAPREGRS; the protein is encoded by the coding sequence TTGCTTTCCATTTTGCGCGAGGCCGGCTGGCCTATTTGGCCTCTGCTGGCAACTTCCATCCTGGGTTTGGCGCTGATTTTTGAGCGTTTCCTGTCACTGCGCCGCAGCTTGATCCTGCCGCGCGGCCTGAACGATCAGGTCGCCGACATGCTGCGTAACCACCAGGACACCCCCGAGTCGATCAACCGCTTGGAACGAAACTCGCCGCTGGGCCGGGTGTTGGCCGAAGTCATGCGCAACCGCCATCTACCCCGCGAAGAATTGCGCAACGTGGTCGAAGATACCGGCCGCGCCGTCGCACACGACCTCAGCCGGTACATCCCCGCCATCGGCACAATCGCCGTCGTGGCCCCTCTGATGGGCCTGTTTGGCACCGTGGTCGGCATGATCGAGATTTTTGGCTCATACACACCCGGCGGCGGTGATCCGGCGCAACTGGCTCGCGGCATCTCAATGGCGCTGTACAACACCGGTTTCGGCATTCTGATCGCCATTCCCGCCATGATCGTCCACCGCTACCTGCGCAGCCGCGTTGACGGCTACCTGAGCGCCCTGGAACAGGCCGCCTCGCGTCTGGTTCGCGCTGTATCCGCCAGCCCCGCCGCACCGCGCGAGGGCCGTTCATGA
- a CDS encoding IgaA/UmoB family intracellular growth attenuator, which produces MDLNSIKILLYVFVLIFSVISWISYMVRRSDNKSALRRLEQDGKALRTMTAEERALVQPFLFLSSNPKKSAQLINDGVFALTGAFVRHGLESGNGGGAMHDTLGGVDVVLPYDAREYLREDNQAEVVMTEKFAIVVALNGEFDLAGGRDRDQRRKKQDVQWHSGKAGSLPNVVTPPAEPSDPALTLRDEHDDQEQDEAPHVEILGQRDETPAEIADRRRPGIGLGVSVLWLLVFVFLGLTAQAGGAWAGVSALLLVAAVWRTWRRPAPDAPQKVNRARGELTGIELVNPANSSVVSTHLFLGDKLPLTLPSHWGGRKNLHDDGEIDVDMRVQDYSVVRLGRNCSIDEEQRMFPRVFWGRHVTLALVGVLAVFFLFVLAGHLIKGDVAMTSAWVSGSPPRTYDSSAALAQELPQFGTMVSLQGRARCELQPSDYSNQIWFDCSRLRWGGNTPSTVALDVDDATMSLYTGRFIRTKANPLADLIIKNTLYLQSGNNPLAMYGADMASAVSVLGVTNMVLNIERTCALTTGQDNSQESIQAYADCDGLKTTLAKNLMLAKDEADGWLELLKLAQNGVLTAKGAKDEGIMVSRYVSSARRYAESAMQPRIQHAVNQASQSAMKSQQGGVLVQVLPGPYASLPSLKTGLNLMDAWGQRQKMLAADGVMPFQVSGLVVGAGEDGSGAPEIVVDATRSLDNPWPSLARMVWLLLAVLLVLVHTTLALIRTTAASARERKLLEYGQRQGGVKSAFF; this is translated from the coding sequence ATGGACCTCAATTCGATCAAGATCCTCTTGTATGTTTTTGTTCTGATCTTTTCAGTCATCAGTTGGATTTCTTACATGGTGCGCCGCAGCGACAACAAGAGTGCGCTGCGCAGGCTTGAGCAGGACGGAAAGGCGCTGCGGACGATGACCGCCGAGGAACGTGCGTTGGTGCAGCCGTTTCTGTTTCTATCGTCCAATCCCAAGAAATCCGCGCAATTGATCAATGACGGCGTGTTTGCGCTGACCGGCGCCTTCGTGCGCCACGGCTTGGAGAGCGGTAACGGCGGCGGCGCCATGCACGACACCCTTGGCGGCGTCGACGTGGTTCTGCCGTACGACGCTCGCGAGTATTTACGCGAGGACAACCAGGCCGAGGTGGTGATGACAGAGAAATTCGCCATCGTCGTGGCCTTGAATGGTGAATTCGATCTGGCTGGGGGCCGCGATCGCGATCAGCGCCGGAAGAAGCAAGATGTCCAATGGCACAGCGGCAAAGCCGGTTCCTTGCCCAACGTGGTCACCCCGCCGGCGGAACCCTCGGATCCGGCGCTTACCCTGCGGGACGAGCATGATGATCAAGAGCAGGACGAGGCGCCGCACGTGGAAATTCTGGGCCAGCGCGACGAAACGCCTGCGGAAATCGCCGACCGCCGCCGGCCTGGCATCGGGCTGGGGGTGTCGGTGCTGTGGTTGCTGGTGTTTGTTTTCCTGGGGCTAACTGCGCAAGCTGGAGGCGCGTGGGCTGGCGTATCGGCGCTGCTGCTTGTTGCGGCCGTATGGCGGACTTGGCGTCGTCCAGCGCCGGATGCGCCACAAAAGGTCAACCGGGCACGCGGCGAACTCACCGGTATCGAATTGGTCAATCCGGCCAACTCGTCGGTGGTGTCCACACATCTGTTTCTGGGCGACAAGCTGCCGTTGACCTTGCCTTCGCACTGGGGTGGCAGAAAGAACCTGCACGACGATGGCGAGATCGATGTGGACATGCGGGTTCAGGATTATTCCGTAGTGCGTCTGGGGCGAAATTGCTCGATTGATGAAGAGCAGCGCATGTTCCCCCGCGTCTTTTGGGGGCGTCATGTGACGCTGGCGCTGGTGGGCGTGCTCGCCGTTTTTTTCTTGTTTGTGCTGGCTGGCCATTTGATAAAGGGCGATGTGGCGATGACAAGCGCGTGGGTGAGCGGCAGCCCGCCACGAACCTACGATTCTTCCGCCGCGCTCGCGCAGGAACTTCCGCAGTTTGGGACGATGGTCTCGTTGCAAGGCCGCGCGCGCTGCGAGTTGCAGCCCAGCGACTATTCCAACCAGATTTGGTTTGATTGCAGCCGGTTGCGGTGGGGCGGGAATACGCCATCTACGGTGGCCCTGGACGTGGATGACGCAACCATGTCGCTTTACACAGGCAGATTTATCAGAACCAAGGCGAATCCGCTGGCGGATTTGATTATCAAGAACACGCTGTATCTTCAGAGCGGGAACAACCCGCTGGCGATGTACGGCGCCGACATGGCGTCGGCGGTCAGTGTGCTTGGCGTCACCAATATGGTGTTGAACATCGAGCGCACTTGCGCCTTGACGACCGGCCAAGACAACAGCCAAGAAAGCATTCAGGCATATGCCGATTGCGATGGTTTGAAGACGACGCTGGCCAAGAACCTGATGCTGGCCAAAGACGAGGCGGACGGCTGGCTGGAACTCCTCAAGCTGGCGCAAAACGGTGTGTTGACGGCCAAGGGTGCGAAAGACGAGGGCATTATGGTGTCACGCTACGTCAGCAGTGCGCGCCGCTATGCTGAATCTGCGATGCAGCCGCGGATTCAGCATGCCGTGAACCAGGCGTCACAAAGCGCGATGAAATCCCAGCAGGGTGGAGTGCTGGTACAGGTGCTGCCCGGCCCTTATGCCTCGCTGCCGAGCCTGAAAACGGGCCTGAACTTGATGGACGCTTGGGGGCAGCGCCAGAAGATGCTGGCAGCCGACGGCGTCATGCCATTTCAGGTAAGCGGCCTGGTAGTGGGGGCGGGCGAAGATGGCTCCGGCGCGCCCGAAATTGTCGTCGACGCTACGCGCAGTCTGGACAACCCGTGGCCGTCCTTGGCGCGCATGGTGTGGTTGCTGCTGGCCGTGTTGCTGGTGCTGGTGCATACGACGCTGGCATTGATACGCACGACAGCCGCCTCTGCGCGTGAACGTAAGTTGTTGGAATACGGGCAGCGCCAAGGCGGGGTCAAGTCAGCGTTTTTCTAA
- the xseA gene encoding exodeoxyribonuclease VII large subunit, producing the protein MTIELAVTNNAFARDILTVAQLNQAVGQLLERSIPALWVRGEISNFTQAASGHWYFTLKDSRASVRAVMFRSRASAVGFVPRAGDQVEIRARVSLYEPRGDYQLQADAMRRAGLGNLYEAFLRLKEQLASEGLFDPARKRDPVSLPRAIGVITSLHAAALRDVLSALARRAPQVPVIIYPAPVQGADAAGRLAAQVRIANERAEVDTLLLVRGGGSIEDLWSFNDEELARQVAASEIPVISGVGHETDFTIVDFVSDVRAPTPTAAAELACVPRSELLGRVMQTAQAMARGQQRRLERAAQRLDRAAAQLVSPAQRLEHQRERLNSLKFRLASAWNGPHARRAARVNLLTQRLTHRVPDTGRAADRLAGAMRQLGQSHARLLVQGRNRLAAATAQLRALDPGNTLSRGYAIARDADGRIVRDAAGLAAGQTLDLSFAQGGAQVDVQQIRKTRDAG; encoded by the coding sequence ATGACAATTGAACTTGCAGTCACAAACAACGCATTCGCGCGGGATATCCTGACAGTTGCCCAGCTAAACCAAGCTGTGGGGCAGTTGTTGGAGCGCAGCATCCCGGCGTTATGGGTGCGAGGAGAGATTTCGAACTTCACGCAGGCGGCATCCGGGCATTGGTACTTCACGCTCAAGGACAGCCGGGCCTCAGTGCGGGCAGTCATGTTCCGCAGCCGCGCCAGCGCAGTGGGTTTTGTCCCCAGGGCCGGCGACCAGGTTGAGATCCGGGCCAGGGTTTCCCTGTACGAGCCTCGGGGCGACTACCAGTTGCAGGCGGACGCCATGCGTCGCGCCGGGCTGGGTAATCTATATGAAGCCTTTTTGCGCCTGAAAGAACAATTGGCCTCTGAGGGCCTGTTCGATCCGGCGCGTAAGCGCGACCCTGTCAGCCTGCCGCGCGCGATCGGGGTGATCACCTCGTTACATGCCGCTGCGCTGCGGGACGTGTTGTCCGCATTGGCCCGCCGCGCTCCGCAGGTTCCGGTCATCATCTATCCGGCCCCGGTTCAAGGGGCAGATGCCGCCGGCCGCCTGGCCGCGCAAGTGCGGATCGCCAATGAGCGCGCCGAAGTCGATACCTTGTTGCTGGTGCGGGGCGGCGGCAGCATCGAAGACCTGTGGAGCTTTAACGATGAGGAGCTGGCGCGCCAAGTGGCTGCCAGCGAGATTCCCGTCATCAGCGGCGTGGGACACGAAACGGACTTCACGATTGTGGATTTTGTTTCCGATGTACGCGCGCCGACCCCCACGGCCGCGGCCGAACTGGCCTGCGTGCCGCGTTCCGAATTGCTGGGCCGCGTCATGCAAACCGCGCAGGCGATGGCGCGCGGGCAGCAGCGCCGTCTGGAGCGGGCAGCGCAGCGTCTGGACCGCGCCGCTGCGCAATTGGTGTCCCCGGCGCAACGCCTGGAACATCAGCGGGAACGATTGAACAGCCTGAAATTTCGTTTGGCTTCGGCCTGGAATGGTCCGCATGCGCGGCGCGCAGCACGCGTCAATCTCTTGACCCAGCGCCTGACCCATCGGGTGCCGGATACCGGCCGCGCGGCAGATCGGCTGGCGGGTGCCATGCGCCAGCTTGGCCAGTCTCATGCGCGCTTGCTGGTGCAGGGCCGCAACAGGCTGGCCGCAGCGACCGCGCAATTGCGGGCGCTGGACCCTGGCAATACGCTGTCACGCGGATACGCCATCGCTCGGGATGCTGACGGCCGAATCGTGCGCGATGCCGCCGGACTGGCGGCCGGGCAGACGCTGGACCTGAGCTTTGCGCAAGGCGGCGCTCAAGTCGATGTGCAGCAGATTCGCAAAACCCGCGACGCTGGCTGA
- a CDS encoding Trm112 family protein, whose translation MESRLLDILVCPLCKGRLEHDRQQAELVCRADRLAFPLRDGIPIMLESEARALDEAAASN comes from the coding sequence ATGGAATCCCGACTTCTCGACATCCTCGTCTGCCCCTTGTGCAAGGGCCGCCTCGAACATGACCGGCAGCAAGCCGAACTGGTTTGCCGCGCCGACCGCTTGGCCTTCCCGCTGCGTGACGGCATTCCCATCATGCTGGAATCGGAAGCCCGCGCGCTAGACGAAGCCGCCGCCTCCAACTGA